TGTGGAAGCAGACTAAGGTAGTCCTCGATCGCCAAACCTGGGACCCCGCCAGACAAAAAGGTGGGAGCGTCTCTAACACTGCGTCGTCATAAGGCCTCCATATaatctattgtgaaaaatacatatgattAGCTATCAAAACACATATAATGAACTATTGTGAAAAtagacggtgaaaattgaataatctttaaaatttgagcatcggacttttaaattcaaagatcaagaatgttaatcttaatctatatagtttaaagtattttctatcaaaatttgaagaaatttagattcttctatatagtagcctagctctatatatagtatagatagtatagtagcttagtgctatatatagtatagatagtatagtagcctagctctatatatatatatatatatatatatatatatatatatatatgaatactatcggtaggttactaccgatttgttttcgatgatagagtttccaaattgatgatcggcaccgttaaatatgatctaaactatatTATCAGATGAGTTGTCCCCATGAgcattaaattttgaatttaatacaaaataaatttttaaaaaattaacagcatAGTGTGGCAGGCCTGTCTCCCCAATTAATtcctgtattttttttattttcagatttttcttttttattatttttgccaaattaaatctatccAAATAACTACCCCATTAACTACCCAAACTgtcttaggcttcgtttgggattgcgggaagaTTGTGTTACGTACGGTGAGAAAGTACTTTCCGTACGtagcggggagattgcgttacgtactttccgtacataatattgcgttccgcatatcgcaatgagtcggttacaatatattttttatagtcccatcggagaacgcagaagcatattcctatatgcttttttctcaactctattttatctaatagcgttagatagacctcaatgccaaactaagccttagtcataaaaataattctaaaaatgtGCTAAGATCCTCTATGTCATTTTCAAATAGGTCcctcgtcttttttttttttattcaactcATTTTATTAAGTTacaaatatctaaaaattaaccAAAACCATTAGATTCAAAAAATAACTGctgaaattaataatatttaaaacctAAAAGTTATCACTGAAAAAAATGTTGAGGGGGCATTTTGTAATAACTTATGTAcgagggtggtctctatacctTGGCTAATCACAGCTTCGTTTGGCGcgctcatttttctttttatttatttatttatttattattattattcagatGTGAAACAACAAAAAACAGCGTAAATAAATGCTTCAGAGCTTTTATTACACCCTCGGATCCAACCAATCATTTCCCATACAAAAAtcccttttttatctttttcttttcttttctgtttttttgttctcttataATTTCATCAAAACCCCTCATCTCAATCTCCTCATTTACATCAATCTCTCCCAGTTTTTCCCCTTTCCACCTTAAAAATTCGATTTTGTGATCTGGGTTCTTTCTTGAGGTGAATTGAAGAGAAATAGAGGGGGGAAAAGATGGGGACATTGATGAGATGTTGCTTGCAATCGATCCTAAAGCTGGTGAATTCGGTGATTGGAATGGTGGGGATCGGAATGGTGTTGTACTCCCTTTGGATGATTAGGGTTTATTACAAGCATCCCAATGTGCATTGGACGGATCATAGCCCTCCTTGGTTTGTTTCATCTATGCCCTTTCAATTTCTACTAATCTAGCAGTATTATTTCCATGGATTTGGGGAAGTGGGGTTTCGTTTTCAGGGAAATTTTTGCCTTATCATCATCATGTTTTGTTGTAGAATTTGTTCTTTAGAATGATGCTCAGAGTTGATTCAAAATGCTGTTCAATTGGGCATATTTTGTTCGGTTGGGGTTATTCATGTTCTTCAATAAATTGTTGATTATGGATGTACATAGTATTTTCCTTAAGCAGATGAAGAGATAAATATGCTGATTTATTTTGTTACCTCTATAAATAATTAGATAAGGGAATTAAACATTCtatttttaaagtataaaattgTTTTGTTGATGTCTCTCTTATAAATGGATCAATGTGATTTATTCTTCTGTAGTTTTTCTTAGCTATTACAAGCAACCAGTTGAAACACATCATTTCCGTCACTTTTATGTTAATTTTTCGTGAATGCAAAAATTAGTTAAGAGACATGAACAAAGTTTACTCTTGCGGAAAGCACTTACTGAGTTGATATGTATTCTGACATGCAGGTTCATTTGCGTTTCTCTTGGATTAGGTGTCTTTGTGTGCTTCGTAAGTTGCTCCGGCCATGTCGCCGCAGAAACGTCTAATGGCCATTGCCTTTCATGTGTATCCTTGTCCAACATTTGAATGCAAAACTTTAAGCATGAGAGCATTTCAAATGCTTTAGCCATGAAAATTGAGTTTCATTTTGTTCTCATTTTAGGATCTTTAGTCGATTAATGATGTCGACCTGTATCGACCATGCACTCACTCCAGCATATTAGAATTCATTCTCTTGGATGATCCATATCAGACAAGGAATAACTTATTTGTTGAACTTAATTTGTACACAGTATATGTTTTTCATCTTTTTGCTTATCGCAATGGAGGCTGCGATAACAGCGGATGTGTTTCTGAACAGAAACTGGGAGGAGGTATGCACCACGATCGGTGTTTAAGATCAAGATCATATTCTTAGTAGTCTCTATTTTGTAT
This genomic interval from Ananas comosus cultivar F153 linkage group 8, ASM154086v1, whole genome shotgun sequence contains the following:
- the LOC109714482 gene encoding tetraspanin-19-like yields the protein MGTLMRCCLQSILKLVNSVIGMVGIGMVLYSLWMIRVYYKHPNVHWTDHSPPWFICVSLGLGVFVCFVSCSGHVAAETSNGHCLSCYMFFIFLLIAMEAAITADVFLNRNWEEDFPKDPTGRFESFKNFLRSNFEMCEWIGFVVVAAEGLCMFLSMILRALGPDHGIYCDRDEENMYATVPLLGNQVHQAPPYFADPLLHK